Proteins from one Flammeovirgaceae bacterium genomic window:
- a CDS encoding triose-phosphate isomerase, whose protein sequence is MNRQKIVAGNWKMNTTLQEAQALAQGLLKAVADGPYGEVKIIVCPPFPYLHPLRTMLGDRPRIELGAQNCSEHASGAYTGEVSAAMLKSLGIPYVLIGHSERRQYFFESGKQLAQKVDGALANGLKPIFCCGEPLPVREAGGHEDWVKKQVEEGLFHLNAGAMKKIVVAYEPVWAIGTGKTATSAQAQEMHAVIRKHLAGKFGADTAGLVPIVYGGSVKPDNARELFACPDVDGGLVGGASLNAQDFLDIIKSAIH, encoded by the coding sequence ATGAACCGCCAAAAGATAGTAGCCGGGAATTGGAAAATGAACACCACGCTTCAGGAGGCGCAAGCGCTGGCGCAAGGACTTTTGAAAGCGGTGGCCGATGGGCCCTATGGGGAGGTGAAAATCATTGTGTGCCCGCCTTTTCCCTATTTGCACCCCCTTCGCACCATGCTTGGGGACCGGCCGCGGATTGAACTGGGCGCTCAAAATTGCAGCGAGCACGCTTCCGGGGCCTATACCGGGGAAGTGTCCGCGGCCATGCTAAAATCATTGGGAATTCCTTATGTCCTAATTGGGCACAGTGAGCGCAGGCAGTATTTTTTTGAGTCGGGGAAACAACTGGCCCAAAAGGTGGATGGCGCCCTGGCCAATGGCCTCAAGCCTATCTTTTGCTGTGGGGAGCCTTTGCCCGTGAGGGAAGCCGGTGGCCACGAAGACTGGGTGAAAAAACAAGTGGAGGAAGGGCTCTTTCACCTGAATGCCGGGGCCATGAAAAAAATCGTGGTGGCCTATGAACCGGTGTGGGCAATAGGCACCGGCAAGACGGCCACCTCGGCACAGGCCCAGGAAATGCATGCCGTGATCAGAAAGCACCTGGCAGGAAAGTTTGGCGCGGACACTGCCGGCCTTGTGCCCATTGTCTATGGGGGAAGCGTGAAGCCCGACAATGCCAGGGAGCTGTTTGCCTGCCCCGATGTGGATGGAGGCCTCGTGGGCGGGGCATCCTTGAATGCGCAGGACTTTTTGGACATAATAAAATCGGCCATCCACTAA
- the prmA gene encoding 50S ribosomal protein L11 methyltransferase gives MYHTRLTVTCDPLFSEILMAEISQAGFDSFLELGNGFEAYAEADRFDRHQVDEIREKYHQVKPLSFTWDRIEKKNWNKEWENSYKPVVVDEKCIIRAGFHKIEKSYPYSITITPKMSFGTGHHQTTYLMLKAQMELDHKDKMVMDAGCGTAILSIMASKRGAKAITAFDIDEWSVANGRENIEVNNCHNIEIRQGMISELTFEGNYDIILANINKNILLQELPQYVSYLNPEGFVLLSGFYEKDIPALMERAGQYRLVHVRSGARENWASLLLQLKKQ, from the coding sequence ATGTACCATACCCGCTTAACGGTAACCTGCGACCCCCTTTTTTCGGAAATACTGATGGCCGAAATTTCGCAAGCGGGTTTTGACTCTTTTTTGGAATTGGGGAATGGCTTTGAAGCCTATGCGGAAGCGGACCGCTTTGACCGGCACCAGGTGGATGAAATCAGGGAAAAGTACCATCAGGTAAAGCCCCTGTCCTTTACCTGGGACCGCATCGAAAAGAAAAACTGGAACAAAGAGTGGGAAAACAGCTATAAGCCGGTGGTCGTTGACGAAAAGTGCATCATCAGGGCAGGGTTCCATAAAATAGAAAAAAGCTATCCTTATTCCATCACCATTACGCCCAAAATGTCATTTGGCACCGGTCACCATCAGACCACCTACCTTATGCTAAAGGCACAAATGGAATTGGACCATAAGGACAAGATGGTAATGGACGCAGGGTGCGGCACCGCCATACTTTCCATCATGGCCTCCAAGCGTGGCGCAAAAGCCATTACGGCATTTGATATTGACGAATGGAGCGTGGCCAATGGTAGGGAAAACATAGAGGTAAACAACTGTCATAACATAGAAATCAGGCAAGGCATGATCAGCGAATTGACATTTGAAGGCAACTATGATATAATACTGGCCAACATCAATAAAAACATCCTGCTCCAGGAACTGCCACAGTATGTTTCTTACTTAAACCCGGAAGGCTTTGTGCTGTTGAGTGGTTTTTACGAGAAGGACATCCCGGCCCTGATGGAAAGGGCAGGCCAATACCGACTTGTCCATGTCCGCTCCGGGGCACGCGAAAATTGGGCCTCTTTGTTGCTGCAATTGAAAAAACAATAA
- a CDS encoding zinc carboxypeptidase — MRNILLVLTMSLLMQVGAKGQNSYFFPAGTTFDPAIPTPEQFLGYPIGEWHTRHDRIASYFEELARVSPKAHYQVIGYTYERRSQVVLTITSPANHAKIDAIQKEHAKLADPAQSVSVADMPVIVTLGYNVHGNEPSSSEAAMLTAYYLVARQGEEADRVLNESVVHIDPDYNPDGRDRHTTWANMYKGFPPVADPMDREHNEAWPRGRTNHYWFDLNRDWLPLAHVESQNRMEFFHKWLPNVCTDYHEMGTNGTNFFEPTKPYGSENPVVPRDNYDKLNPLFEKYFVKALDDIGSLYWAKEVFDNSYPGYGSTYPDIHGGLGLVFEQASSRGHVQQSSTRVITFPFTIRNHVRTSLATVKASVENRELLLKHQQDFFRSALEEGEKSPIKAYVFGDSHDIGRTNAFADLLLKHRIDTYPLASDLSVGGNRYEKGKAFVVPTAQRQYRMVRSMFEKVTKFYDSVFYDASAWTMSLGYGLPNDALSASAKYTKGPKVKAEDLVARPAPVARSNYAYLIEWNEYYAPKALYHLLENKVFVKGAFKPFATVVNGAKKDFGYGTLVVPVADQNLSQDEVYALVKEASQLSGLDIYTVETGMTDEGVYLGSGNVRTLELPKVAMLIGEGASSTEAGAIWHMLDTKVGMPITKVDTDMFGRLKLSDYNTIIIVSGNYGMIGDKGVERLKSWVQDGGTLILQRYAVNWAINNKLVNEQLTKDKEENGAVKRLDYVTAQDYLGAMQIGGSIYMTDLDITHPLGFGYTHRSLPVYRNHTIFLEPSSSPFGTVSKYTANPLLSGYVHARNLEKIRNSVSVEVSSIGKGRAILFVDDPTFRGYFYGTNKMFFNALFFGSHITVPKGR; from the coding sequence ATGAGAAATATACTGTTGGTTTTAACGATGTCCCTATTGATGCAGGTCGGGGCCAAAGGGCAAAATAGTTACTTTTTTCCTGCCGGTACCACTTTCGACCCGGCCATACCCACACCTGAACAGTTTTTGGGCTACCCTATAGGGGAATGGCACACGCGCCACGACCGCATCGCCTCCTATTTCGAAGAGTTGGCAAGGGTTTCGCCAAAAGCCCACTACCAGGTCATCGGGTACACCTACGAAAGAAGGTCACAGGTGGTGCTGACCATCACCAGCCCGGCCAACCATGCCAAAATCGATGCCATCCAAAAAGAACATGCAAAGTTGGCCGACCCGGCACAATCGGTATCGGTTGCAGACATGCCGGTGATAGTTACCCTGGGGTACAACGTGCATGGCAATGAGCCCTCCAGCAGCGAAGCGGCCATGCTCACGGCCTATTACTTAGTGGCCCGTCAGGGAGAAGAAGCCGACAGGGTATTGAACGAAAGCGTGGTGCATATAGACCCTGATTACAACCCCGATGGCCGTGACCGCCATACGACCTGGGCCAACATGTACAAGGGGTTTCCGCCTGTGGCAGACCCCATGGACCGCGAGCACAACGAAGCATGGCCCCGGGGGCGCACCAACCACTATTGGTTTGACCTCAACCGTGATTGGCTGCCGTTGGCCCACGTAGAAAGCCAAAACCGTATGGAGTTTTTTCACAAATGGTTGCCCAATGTGTGCACCGACTACCACGAGATGGGCACAAATGGCACCAACTTTTTTGAGCCTACCAAACCATATGGGTCTGAAAACCCGGTGGTGCCCCGCGACAACTATGACAAGCTAAACCCCTTGTTCGAGAAGTATTTTGTGAAAGCGCTGGACGATATTGGGTCGTTGTACTGGGCCAAGGAAGTGTTCGACAATTCTTACCCCGGCTATGGCTCGACCTATCCCGACATCCATGGCGGGTTGGGCTTGGTTTTTGAACAGGCCAGTTCGCGTGGCCACGTACAGCAAAGCTCCACCCGTGTGATCACTTTTCCTTTTACCATCCGCAACCATGTGCGCACCAGCCTGGCCACCGTAAAGGCATCCGTGGAAAACCGGGAGCTCCTGCTCAAACACCAGCAGGACTTCTTCAGGTCCGCCCTGGAAGAAGGGGAAAAATCCCCTATAAAAGCATACGTGTTTGGCGACAGCCATGACATAGGCCGCACCAATGCGTTTGCGGATTTGCTGTTGAAGCACCGGATCGACACTTACCCCCTGGCCAGCGACCTCTCGGTGGGCGGCAACCGATATGAAAAGGGGAAGGCCTTTGTGGTGCCTACCGCCCAGCGCCAATACCGTATGGTCCGGTCGATGTTTGAAAAAGTGACGAAGTTTTACGACAGTGTTTTCTATGATGCTTCCGCATGGACCATGTCGCTGGGATATGGACTGCCCAATGACGCGCTTTCGGCATCGGCAAAGTACACAAAGGGGCCAAAAGTAAAGGCTGAAGACCTTGTGGCCAGGCCTGCGCCCGTGGCCAGGTCCAACTATGCTTACCTTATTGAGTGGAACGAATACTATGCGCCCAAGGCACTGTACCATTTGCTTGAAAATAAGGTTTTTGTGAAAGGGGCATTCAAACCATTTGCCACAGTGGTCAACGGGGCAAAAAAGGATTTTGGATACGGTACCCTTGTTGTTCCCGTGGCAGACCAAAACCTGTCGCAGGATGAGGTCTACGCCCTGGTAAAGGAAGCTTCCCAACTAAGCGGCCTTGATATTTATACGGTGGAAACCGGAATGACCGATGAAGGGGTGTACCTGGGCAGCGGCAATGTGCGCACCCTCGAATTGCCAAAAGTGGCCATGTTGATAGGAGAGGGGGCCTCATCCACCGAGGCAGGCGCCATCTGGCACATGCTGGACACCAAAGTGGGCATGCCCATTACCAAAGTGGACACCGACATGTTTGGCAGGCTGAAGTTGTCGGACTACAACACCATCATTATCGTATCGGGCAACTATGGCATGATTGGCGACAAGGGCGTGGAAAGGTTGAAATCATGGGTGCAGGATGGGGGTACGCTTATCCTGCAACGGTATGCCGTGAATTGGGCCATAAACAACAAACTGGTCAACGAGCAACTCACCAAGGACAAAGAAGAAAACGGTGCCGTCAAAAGATTGGACTATGTGACCGCCCAGGATTACCTGGGGGCCATGCAAATAGGAGGCTCCATTTACATGACGGACCTCGACATTACCCATCCGTTGGGTTTTGGCTATACGCACAGGAGCCTGCCTGTGTACCGGAACCATACCATTTTCCTTGAGCCCTCCAGCAGCCCATTTGGCACGGTGTCAAAGTACACCGCCAATCCGTTGTTGAGCGGGTATGTGCATGCCCGCAACCTGGAAAAGATAAGGAATTCCGTTTCCGTGGAAGTGAGCAGTATCGGGAAGGGCCGGGCCATCCTTTTTGTGGACGACCCCACCTTCAGGGGCTACTTTTACGGCACCAACAAGATGTTTTTCAACGCCTTGTTTTTTGGTTCGCACATCACCGTTCCCAAGGGGCGCTAG
- a CDS encoding DUF1211 domain-containing protein yields MNQEFRYRGEDGGRLEAISDSVFALAIALLLISTSAPEKFEDIIKFTYELLPFAFCISLIILIWHEHVIYFLRYGLRNPKIIFLNTIFLFIVLYYVYPLKFLTKMLSLPIMYFFSGNKKFIDDLTTMINGDQVGHLMIIYGVGAALIFLTLAWMYQYAGKRHEELGLDEIERFDTNASMKSNLLMAAIPLLSVIISLLFRNFNYVGAYAGFAYFLYTPLMFWFYGRTSKKRKKLIDQGRYWKT; encoded by the coding sequence ATGAACCAGGAGTTCCGTTATCGCGGGGAAGATGGTGGGCGACTAGAAGCCATTAGTGATTCCGTGTTTGCACTGGCCATCGCCTTGTTACTAATCAGTACTTCTGCCCCTGAAAAATTTGAAGATATCATTAAATTCACCTACGAACTCCTACCATTTGCCTTTTGTATTTCCCTGATCATACTCATCTGGCACGAGCATGTAATCTATTTTCTTAGGTATGGCCTTCGAAACCCGAAAATAATTTTTCTCAACACCATCTTTCTGTTTATTGTATTGTACTACGTCTACCCCCTAAAGTTTCTCACCAAGATGTTGTCACTTCCTATTATGTATTTCTTTTCGGGAAATAAAAAATTCATTGATGATTTAACCACAATGATCAATGGTGATCAGGTGGGTCATCTTATGATAATATATGGGGTTGGTGCTGCACTCATATTCCTGACACTGGCATGGATGTATCAATATGCGGGCAAAAGGCATGAGGAACTCGGATTGGATGAAATAGAACGCTTTGACACCAATGCCAGTATGAAATCAAATCTATTGATGGCTGCTATTCCCCTGCTATCTGTTATTATATCATTGTTGTTCAGAAACTTTAATTACGTAGGAGCTTATGCTGGTTTCGCCTATTTCCTTTATACTCCGTTAATGTTTTGGTTCTACGGAAGAACTTCGAAGAAAAGAAAAAAGCTGATCGACCAGGGGCGTTATTGGAAAACTTAG
- a CDS encoding AI-2E family transporter — MEQKPFSENLGFRIILVSILIGLGIFFIIYFKDLLKPFVMAVMVWYLIKTIYNYIGKIKVMGRQLPRWLKGTLSLAIIFGSVQATINLIITNLSAIVANFSTYQATFDRFLIGLGESLGVVNITDQLQEQLNKLDLQGFLAGTLSSLSTTVGTIVIVVIYIIFLLLEEVAFSKKIDAIFPDRKKRQRIQEVLNEIYESTNKYITLKTGISILTGALSYVVLRLFGVDYAFLWAFLIFIFNYIPYIGSLIATLLPSIFAIVQFGSMWSFLWVFISVEIIQLIVGNYVEPKVMGKSLNLSPLVVVVALSFWGYVWDLLGMFLSVPITSIMLIVLAQFPATRNIAILLTENGNIENILIKKEEGP, encoded by the coding sequence ATGGAACAAAAACCTTTTTCTGAAAATTTGGGCTTCAGGATCATATTAGTGTCGATACTCATCGGGCTGGGCATATTCTTTATTATTTATTTCAAGGATTTGTTAAAGCCATTTGTAATGGCGGTGATGGTATGGTACCTGATCAAGACCATTTACAACTACATTGGCAAAATAAAAGTAATGGGCCGGCAGTTGCCGCGGTGGCTTAAGGGCACCCTTTCGTTGGCGATCATTTTTGGGTCCGTGCAGGCCACCATCAACCTTATTATCACCAACCTAAGTGCCATTGTGGCTAATTTTTCCACCTACCAGGCCACGTTCGACAGGTTTTTGATCGGCCTGGGGGAGTCGCTGGGAGTGGTGAACATTACCGACCAATTGCAGGAACAGCTTAACAAACTCGATTTGCAGGGCTTTCTCGCGGGCACGCTTTCCTCCTTGTCCACCACCGTGGGCACCATCGTGATCGTGGTCATTTACATCATATTCCTATTGTTGGAAGAAGTGGCGTTTTCAAAAAAAATCGATGCCATCTTCCCCGACCGGAAAAAGCGCCAGCGCATCCAGGAAGTGCTCAATGAAATTTATGAGTCCACCAACAAGTACATCACCTTAAAGACCGGGATCAGCATTTTAACAGGCGCACTGAGCTATGTTGTCCTTCGGTTGTTTGGCGTTGACTATGCCTTTCTTTGGGCTTTCCTGATATTCATCTTCAATTACATCCCCTACATCGGCTCTTTGATCGCCACCTTGTTGCCCTCTATTTTTGCCATTGTCCAGTTTGGGTCGATGTGGTCGTTTTTGTGGGTTTTTATAAGTGTTGAAATCATACAATTGATAGTGGGCAACTATGTAGAGCCTAAAGTCATGGGAAAATCGCTGAACCTGAGCCCATTGGTAGTGGTGGTGGCCCTTTCCTTTTGGGGCTACGTATGGGACCTGCTGGGGATGTTCCTCTCCGTGCCCATTACCTCCATTATGTTGATTGTGTTGGCGCAATTTCCTGCCACGCGCAATATTGCCATCCTCCTTACGGAAAACGGGAACATTGAAAACATATTGATAAAGAAAGAAGAAGGGCCTTGA
- a CDS encoding dienelactone hydrolase family protein: MKNLCLCALLMATATIARSQEGITICHTPAVEKFAMMASNKTFNDQHQMPRAYKHVSQEGGKMVTFDCPDGKPAHAYLIVSAKKTDNWIFVFQEWWGLNDNIKGWSEDLYKELGNVNILALDMYDGKLATDRGQAGQYMQAFTQKRGDAIINGALAYVGAKAKIGMVGWCFGGGLSLQAALLAGKQAGACVMFYGMPEDNVERLKKLNCDVLNIWSTRDQWINKKVMDKFEANMKAAGKKLTVYPYDADHAFANPSNPVYDEEAYNDSTAKTIAYFKARFK; this comes from the coding sequence ATGAAAAATTTATGCTTGTGTGCCCTGCTTATGGCAACGGCCACTATCGCCCGCTCCCAGGAGGGCATAACCATTTGCCATACGCCTGCGGTTGAAAAATTTGCAATGATGGCTTCAAACAAAACCTTTAACGACCAGCACCAGATGCCCCGGGCCTATAAGCATGTGAGCCAGGAAGGGGGGAAAATGGTAACATTTGACTGCCCGGATGGAAAGCCGGCCCATGCCTACCTTATCGTTTCCGCTAAGAAGACGGACAACTGGATTTTTGTTTTTCAAGAGTGGTGGGGGCTGAACGACAACATAAAAGGGTGGTCGGAAGACCTGTACAAGGAATTGGGGAACGTAAACATACTGGCATTGGATATGTACGATGGCAAGCTGGCGACAGACCGCGGGCAAGCCGGCCAGTACATGCAGGCCTTTACCCAGAAAAGGGGTGATGCCATCATCAATGGCGCTTTGGCCTATGTAGGCGCGAAGGCCAAAATTGGGATGGTGGGATGGTGCTTTGGTGGAGGACTTTCCTTACAAGCCGCCCTCCTGGCCGGGAAACAGGCAGGGGCCTGCGTGATGTTTTACGGCATGCCGGAAGACAACGTGGAAAGGTTGAAAAAACTGAATTGCGATGTGCTGAATATATGGAGTACCCGGGACCAATGGATAAACAAAAAGGTAATGGATAAATTTGAAGCCAATATGAAAGCGGCAGGCAAAAAGCTTACCGTTTACCCCTACGATGCCGACCACGCCTTTGCCAACCCCAGCAACCCGGTGTATGATGAAGAGGCCTACAACGATTCAACGGCAAAAACCATAGCCTATTTCAAGGCAAGGTTCAAATAG
- a CDS encoding CBS domain-containing protein — protein MKKNEPVGHIMTKNVLSVDINANLKEVKDMINRQKIRHVPVVKEKQLVGIISKTDINRLSFSGLFEDQNDADEAIFEMLTLGQVMTHKPKVVKATDPIKSVAEIFASSEFHALPVVSEHDPGKLEGIVTTTDVIRYMLGQY, from the coding sequence ATGAAAAAGAATGAGCCCGTTGGCCATATTATGACGAAAAACGTTTTGAGCGTGGACATCAACGCCAACCTAAAGGAAGTCAAAGACATGATCAATCGTCAAAAGATCCGGCATGTGCCTGTAGTAAAGGAAAAACAATTGGTGGGCATTATCAGCAAAACCGATATCAACCGGTTGTCCTTCAGCGGACTGTTCGAAGACCAGAACGATGCGGACGAGGCCATCTTTGAAATGCTTACCCTCGGCCAGGTGATGACGCATAAGCCCAAGGTGGTAAAAGCAACCGATCCCATTAAATCGGTAGCGGAAATTTTTGCCTCTTCAGAGTTTCATGCACTGCCTGTGGTCAGTGAACACGATCCCGGCAAGCTTGAAGGCATTGTAACGACCACCGATGTCATCCGGTATATGTTGGGCCAATACTGA
- a CDS encoding AMP-binding protein, whose amino-acid sequence MNGPLEYFLHWEKEVPHETFLRQPFGNTWKARTWKEAGNEIRRVAGHLESLHLPAHSHIAILSKNCAEWIMADLAIMMAGHVSVPLYATLSASGIQYVLGHSDSKAIIIGKLDDYSAQQPGIPPHLHKIGIAAYGSREAITWESIVANQAPIAEVAPIKPEDLLTIIYTSGTTGQSKGVMHAMGSFDATIKKAHKEIGFPERTRLFSYLPLSHIAERLGIEFMGLYRGMEFSFPESLEAFPKNLADTQPGYFFAVPRIWAKFQEKVLEKMPQKKLDLYFSMPLIATIVKRIIRKKLGLARARLFFSGAAPLSVNTLEWYQKLGITIYQVYGMTEDCVYAHFNRKGANRFGTVGKPIEGLQVKIAEGGEICVKHDYLMLGYYKDPEKTAGMFDGEGYLKTGDTGEIDNEGYLTIIGRVKDQFKTDKGKYISPTPIELGLSQNTDIEQVCVVGMGVPQPMALTVLSAHGKAKPKETLIDGLVETVGRINKQLEPHEQVEKMVIMKGDWTMENEMLTPSMKLRRNAIEKTHQHNYPRWYATEGKVVWE is encoded by the coding sequence ATGAATGGACCACTGGAATATTTTCTGCACTGGGAGAAAGAAGTGCCCCATGAAACCTTCCTTCGCCAGCCTTTTGGAAACACCTGGAAGGCCAGGACATGGAAGGAGGCAGGCAATGAAATAAGGAGGGTGGCAGGGCACCTTGAATCTTTACACCTGCCTGCCCATAGCCATATCGCCATCCTTTCAAAAAATTGTGCCGAGTGGATCATGGCAGACCTGGCCATCATGATGGCAGGCCATGTTTCCGTCCCCCTCTACGCCACGTTGTCCGCCAGCGGGATACAATATGTGCTGGGGCACAGCGACTCCAAAGCCATCATCATCGGCAAACTTGACGACTACAGCGCACAACAGCCCGGCATTCCACCGCACCTCCATAAAATAGGCATAGCGGCCTATGGGTCAAGGGAAGCCATCACGTGGGAAAGCATTGTGGCCAACCAGGCGCCCATTGCAGAGGTGGCGCCTATCAAACCGGAGGATTTATTGACCATCATATACACGTCCGGCACCACAGGGCAATCCAAGGGGGTGATGCATGCCATGGGCTCGTTCGATGCCACCATAAAAAAAGCCCATAAGGAGATTGGTTTTCCTGAGCGAACGCGCCTGTTTTCCTACCTGCCCTTAAGCCACATTGCCGAGCGGCTGGGCATTGAATTCATGGGTTTGTACAGGGGCATGGAGTTCAGCTTTCCGGAGTCGCTGGAAGCTTTCCCAAAAAACCTGGCCGATACACAGCCGGGCTACTTCTTTGCCGTGCCCAGGATTTGGGCCAAGTTCCAGGAGAAGGTATTGGAAAAAATGCCACAGAAAAAGCTGGACCTGTATTTTTCCATGCCCCTTATTGCCACAATAGTGAAGCGGATAATCAGGAAAAAGCTAGGCCTTGCCAGGGCCCGGCTATTTTTTTCCGGGGCGGCACCGCTTAGCGTGAATACCCTGGAATGGTACCAAAAGCTGGGCATCACCATATACCAGGTCTATGGCATGACGGAAGACTGCGTGTACGCCCACTTCAACAGGAAGGGCGCCAACAGGTTTGGAACTGTAGGAAAACCCATTGAAGGGCTGCAGGTAAAAATTGCAGAGGGGGGCGAAATATGCGTAAAGCACGACTACCTTATGCTGGGCTATTATAAAGACCCGGAAAAAACGGCAGGAATGTTTGATGGGGAAGGGTACTTAAAGACCGGGGACACGGGCGAAATCGACAACGAAGGGTATTTGACCATTATTGGGAGGGTGAAGGACCAATTTAAAACAGACAAAGGGAAATATATTTCCCCCACCCCTATCGAACTTGGGCTAAGCCAAAACACCGATATAGAGCAAGTGTGCGTGGTGGGGATGGGCGTGCCCCAGCCTATGGCCCTTACGGTATTGTCTGCACACGGCAAGGCCAAGCCAAAGGAAACCCTTATCGATGGGCTGGTGGAGACGGTGGGCAGGATAAACAAGCAACTGGAACCGCACGAGCAGGTGGAAAAAATGGTAATCATGAAAGGGGACTGGACCATGGAAAACGAGATGCTCACCCCTTCCATGAAATTAAGGCGCAATGCCATTGAAAAAACCCACCAGCACAATTACCCCCGGTGGTATGCCACGGAAGGGAAGGTGGTATGGGAGTAA